In the Deferribacter desulfuricans SSM1 genome, TCAACGATATCCTTTACTTGCTGAGAATAACCTTTTTTTGCAATTAAAATAGCATCATCAGTATCAGCTATGATGAGGTCATCAACACCAACTGTGCAAAGCAATCTTTTTGAACCGAGTATTAAACTATTTTTACTATTTTTAGATACAACATTCCCTTTTATAACATTATTGTTTTCATCTTTTGGTAATACCTCATATACACTATCCCATGAGCCAATATCTGACCAGGTAATGTTTATAGGGATGACCACTACTTTTTTAGATTTTTCCATTATGGCATAGTCAATTGAAATTTCTGGCATTTTATGAAATTCTTTTTTCATCGTTTCAAAACTGTTAGAAAATAGCTCGTATATTTCAGGCTCATATTTTTCTATCTCTTCAATAAAAGTTTCAATGGAAAACATGAAGATACCAGAATTCCAAAAGAATTTTCCACTTTCTAAATATTTTTTAGCTGTATTTAAATCTGGTTTTTCGTGGAACTGTTTTACCTCAAAAACAGTTTTTCCAGCTTCATCAAAAAGCTTTTTATTACTTTTTTCAATGTATCCATATCCAGTTTCAGGTTTAGTTGGAACAACTCCAAAAGTTACAATATAACCATCTTTTGCAAACTGTTCAGCCAATTTTACATAATCAGCAAACTCTGATGCAGGGCTAATAATATGATCAGAAGGTGATATAAATACAGCATCATTTAATTTACCATGAAGTTTTTCCTGAATATATTTAATACCCAGAGCAATAGCAGGTGCCGTATTTTTACCAATAGGCTCATCGATGATATGAGGGTCATCTCCAAGAATAGGCTGAACCTGCTGTTTAACAAAAAAAGAATGATCTCTATTAGTAACAATTACAATATCCTCTTTATCAGAATAATAAAGATTTCTTTTTGCGGTTTTTTGCAAAAGGGTTTCATCATCAGTTAAACTCAAAAACTGTTTTGGAAATTTCTTCCTTGATAATGGCCAAAGCCTTGTACCACTTCCTCCAGCTAAAATTATGGAAAACATTATCCCCTCCCAAAAGTTAATATTTAACAACTATTTTTATATTAAAAAAAATAATTGCAAATTTCAATAAATAAAATAAGTTAATTAAATCACATAATATACAAGGAGGGAAAATGATGATAACTTATGAAGAAAAATTGGCAAAACTTCTCTGTGATTATAGTTTAAAGGTGAAAAAGGGAGATGTGGTAGAAATAAGAGGGGAGTCTTGTGCCGAACCTTTGATAAGAGCTTGCTATGTATATCTTCTTAAAATAGGTGCTTATCCAATTGTGAAAATGAGTTTTCCTGAGCAGATGTACTATTTTTATAAATATGCAGAAAAAGAGCAGTTAGATTTTATCCCAGAAGTTAGTAAAACAGCTGCAGAAACTATTGATGCTCTAATTGTAATAGATAGTGAAACAAATACCAGACAACTTACAAATGTAGATTCTAAAAAGGTTGCTATTAATAGAAAAGCAACAAGAATACTAAAGGATATTATGTTTGAAAGAGAGGCAAAAGGGGAGTTTAAATGGGTTTTAGCACCTTATCCCACACCAAGTATGGCTCAGGATGCAGAAATGTCCTTTGAAGAGTACAAAGAGTTTGTATTTAATGCCTGCAAATTAAACTATGATGACCCTGTAAAAGAATGGCAAAAGGTCAGCGAATTTCAAGATAAAATAGTAGATCTCCTTACTGGGAAGAAAGAACTTGTTATAAAAGGGTTTAAAACAGAGCTAAAATTAAATGTTGATGGTAGAAAATGGATAAATTGCAATGGTAACCATAATATGCCAGATGGTGAGGTTTTTACAAGTCCTGTTGAAGATAGTGCAGATGGGGTTATCTTTTTTGATGTTCCAACTGCTTTTATGGGTGTAGAGGTTCAAGATATTGAGCTACACTTTGAAAAAGGGAAGGTGGTAAAGGCAACTGCTAAAAAGGGGGAAGAGTTTTTAAATAGAATGCTTGAATCTGATGAAGGAGCAAAATATGTGGGTGAAATTGCTTTTGGTTTGAATGATGATATAGTTAAACCTTCAAAAAATATCCTTTTTGATGAAAAGATTGGTAAAACTATGCATCTTGCAGTAGGTTCTTCTTATCCAGAAGCTGGTGGTAAAAACAAATCTGGGCTTCACTGGGATTTAATAAAAAGGATGAATAATGGGGGTGAAGTTTATGTGGATGGAGAGCTAGTTTATAAAGATGGAAAATTTTTAATCTAAAAAGAGGTGATTAATGAAGGATTTTACATTTTATTCACCAACTAAAGTTTATATGACAGTAAACTTTTATGATGTATTTAAAAAAGAAATTGTAAAATATAACAAAATTGCATTGGTTTGTGGTAAAACTGCTGCTTATAAAACCGGCTTTGTTGATTTTCTAAAAGAAATAAAAGGGGACAATTTGTTTATTTTTGATGAGATAGAAGAGAACCCATCAATAAATACAGTTATAAAAGGTGGAAGATTTGTTAGACAAAATAGATGCGATTTAATTGTTGCTTTTGGTGGTGGGAGTAGTTTAGATGCTGCAAAAGCTATTGCAGCGTTTGCAACAAACAATATGGGATTTTATGAACTTTTAAGCCAAAACGGGTTGCCAAACCCTCCTATACCTATTTTTGCAATTCCAACAACCTGTGGTACTGGGTCTGAAGTAAATCATTACGCCATTATTACTGATTATGAAAAAAATGATAAAATAAATTTTGGTAAAACAGCTAATTTTCCTAAAAAAGCTTTTTTAAATCCTGAATTTCTAGAGACTTTGGATGAAAACCTGATTTTCGCTACAGCATTTGACGCACTGACTCATGCATTTGAAGGGTATTTATCTGTAAAAGCAAACCCTTTTAGTGATTTGTTAGCAAAAGAAGCTATGAACAATATTTGTAATGTCTTAAAAGATAATGATTTGGATAAGGAACATTTAAAATTGCTTTTATATTCCTCAACTATTGCTGGAACAGTAATAATGCATACTGCAACAACACTGTTACATGCAATGGGCTATTACTTAACAAACAACAAAAATATTCATCATGGAACTGCAAACTTTTTATTGTTACCAGTTTATATGAAAATGCTTAGATTTTATAAAGTGGGAAAACTATTATCTATAAATGAAATTGTAGATAATATTGAAGGATTAGTTGAGAAATATACTGAAATATTCAATGTAGATTTGCGCAAATTATTTACAGAAGAAGAATTGAAAAAATTAAGTAAGTATGCAATGGGTAAAAATAATGTGAAAAACACCCTTTTTCAAACTACTGAGGAGAAGCTTTTTGAGTTTTTAGCTGATTATATTCTCTGATGATTTTTTTTACATAATGTTTTGTTTCCCCTATGTTAGGGATGCTGTTATTTACTATTGATGAAGGACCAGCATTGTAAGCTGACAGAGCTAATTCTAATGAATTAAACCTTTTAAGTAAGGTGGATAAATACATTGTTCCTGCTTCTATATTTTGTTCGATATCGAATGGATTTTCAAAACCAAGTGAAAAAAATGTTTTTGGCATTAATTGCATTAGACCCATAGCTCCTGTTTTAGATATTGCAAAAGGGTTATATTTAGATTCTACTTTTATTACGGCATGAATGAGGAGAGGGTCAACCATGTGTTTTTTAGAAACTGACTCAACAGTTTTATTTATTTTATCCATATCTTTGATTTTAGTAGGAATCCCTGAGACAAAAATTATATGTTTTAAAAGAAAATAGCAGCTAATAGTCCTATTCTTGATAAAAAAAGGGTTTATTAAAGCTTTTGGATTAAAAGTGGTTAGAAAACATATAAAATTTAATGTTATAATTGTTAAAATTACTAATCTTAAAAGTCTGATATAAAGTTTATCAAGCATATTTGTTTATTTCATAAAAAGTGGTTGAAGTCAATCCTTATAATCGCTATATATTGCTTCTAAACTTTTTTAAAGGAGGTTTAAATTTGAAAATTTCAAGGATATTGAGTGAAAAAGATTTTGTTATTTCATTTGAGTTTTTCCCACCAAAAAAAGTAGAAAATGAAAAAATCCTTTTTAATACAATCGAAGTTTTAAAAGGTTATAACCCAGATTTTGTTTCAGTGACTTATGGAGCAGGTGGAAGTACAAAAGATAAAACAATAGATTGGACTATTAAAATAAAAGAGCAGTATAATTTAAATGTTATGATGCACTTAACATGTGTTACAAGTAGTAGAGATGATGTTGATGAAATTTTGACTGTCTTACAAGAACATAATATCGATAATATATTAGCCTTGAGAGGGGATATCCCTAAAGATCAAGAAAATATAAAGGCAGATTTTAAATATGCATATCAACTTGTTGAATACATAAAAAATAAAAACTTTTTCTCTATAGGTGTTGCCGGGTATCCAGAAGGGCATATTGAATCAGCATCTCTTGAAAAAGATATCGAGTTTTTAAAAATGAAGGTTGATGCTGGTGCTGATTTTATTATTACTCAATTGTTTTTTGATAACAAATACTTTTTTGACTTTTTAGATAGAGCAGAAAAAATAGGGATAAATGTTCCTATATTACCAGGAATAATGCCAGTTATAAATCTAAATCAGGTAAAACGGTTCACTGAGATGTGTGGTGCCACTGTACCAGATAGTCTAATTAAAAAACTTGAAAATAAAAGTGAAGAAGATATGTTTAAAATTGGTATTGAATATGCAATTAATCAGTGTAAAGAGCTGATTGAAGCAAATGTGAAAGGTTTGCATTTTTATACTTTAAATAAATACAATGCTACAACTAATATCTTGGAGGGTTTGGGATATGTACCTAAATCCTTATGATTTTTTACCTGATTACAGCTATCCACTTTATAGACCACCAAGTGAGGCAAATTCTTTAATTTTTCAGATTACAGAGGGTTGCTCATATAACAAGTGTAGTTTTTGTGGAATGTATATGACAAAAAAGTTTAGAATTAAACCCTTTGAAGAATTTAAAAGAGAAGTGGATAAAATGCCAGAAAGTATAAGGAAAGAGATAAGAAGGATTTTTTTAGCTGATGGTGATGCTGTTATTTACCCCACTGATGGTCTAATAAAAATTTT is a window encoding:
- a CDS encoding mannose-1-phosphate guanylyltransferase/mannose-6-phosphate isomerase, which gives rise to MFSIILAGGSGTRLWPLSRKKFPKQFLSLTDDETLLQKTAKRNLYYSDKEDIVIVTNRDHSFFVKQQVQPILGDDPHIIDEPIGKNTAPAIALGIKYIQEKLHGKLNDAVFISPSDHIISPASEFADYVKLAEQFAKDGYIVTFGVVPTKPETGYGYIEKSNKKLFDEAGKTVFEVKQFHEKPDLNTAKKYLESGKFFWNSGIFMFSIETFIEEIEKYEPEIYELFSNSFETMKKEFHKMPEISIDYAIMEKSKKVVVIPINITWSDIGSWDSVYEVLPKDENNNVIKGNVVSKNSKNSLILGSKRLLCTVGVDDLIIADTDDAILIAKKGYSQQVKDIVELLKKEEREEAEVHRTVYRPWGSFTVLNEGKNYKVKKIVVNPGQKLSLQLHYHRAEHWIGVKGTAKVQIGEDILYLSENEKVYIPKATKHRIENPGKIPFEFIEVQVGEYVGEDDIVRFEDMYGRVK
- a CDS encoding aminopeptidase is translated as MITYEEKLAKLLCDYSLKVKKGDVVEIRGESCAEPLIRACYVYLLKIGAYPIVKMSFPEQMYYFYKYAEKEQLDFIPEVSKTAAETIDALIVIDSETNTRQLTNVDSKKVAINRKATRILKDIMFEREAKGEFKWVLAPYPTPSMAQDAEMSFEEYKEFVFNACKLNYDDPVKEWQKVSEFQDKIVDLLTGKKELVIKGFKTELKLNVDGRKWINCNGNHNMPDGEVFTSPVEDSADGVIFFDVPTAFMGVEVQDIELHFEKGKVVKATAKKGEEFLNRMLESDEGAKYVGEIAFGLNDDIVKPSKNILFDEKIGKTMHLAVGSSYPEAGGKNKSGLHWDLIKRMNNGGEVYVDGELVYKDGKFLI
- a CDS encoding iron-containing alcohol dehydrogenase family protein gives rise to the protein MKDFTFYSPTKVYMTVNFYDVFKKEIVKYNKIALVCGKTAAYKTGFVDFLKEIKGDNLFIFDEIEENPSINTVIKGGRFVRQNRCDLIVAFGGGSSLDAAKAIAAFATNNMGFYELLSQNGLPNPPIPIFAIPTTCGTGSEVNHYAIITDYEKNDKINFGKTANFPKKAFLNPEFLETLDENLIFATAFDALTHAFEGYLSVKANPFSDLLAKEAMNNICNVLKDNDLDKEHLKLLLYSSTIAGTVIMHTATTLLHAMGYYLTNNKNIHHGTANFLLLPVYMKMLRFYKVGKLLSINEIVDNIEGLVEKYTEIFNVDLRKLFTEEELKKLSKYAMGKNNVKNTLFQTTEEKLFEFLADYIL
- a CDS encoding lytic transglycosylase domain-containing protein, which gives rise to MLDKLYIRLLRLVILTIITLNFICFLTTFNPKALINPFFIKNRTISCYFLLKHIIFVSGIPTKIKDMDKINKTVESVSKKHMVDPLLIHAVIKVESKYNPFAISKTGAMGLMQLMPKTFFSLGFENPFDIEQNIEAGTMYLSTLLKRFNSLELALSAYNAGPSSIVNNSIPNIGETKHYVKKIIREYNQLKTQKASPQ
- the metF gene encoding methylenetetrahydrofolate reductase [NAD(P)H], translating into MKISRILSEKDFVISFEFFPPKKVENEKILFNTIEVLKGYNPDFVSVTYGAGGSTKDKTIDWTIKIKEQYNLNVMMHLTCVTSSRDDVDEILTVLQEHNIDNILALRGDIPKDQENIKADFKYAYQLVEYIKNKNFFSIGVAGYPEGHIESASLEKDIEFLKMKVDAGADFIITQLFFDNKYFFDFLDRAEKIGINVPILPGIMPVINLNQVKRFTEMCGATVPDSLIKKLENKSEEDMFKIGIEYAINQCKELIEANVKGLHFYTLNKYNATTNILEGLGYVPKSL